A single genomic interval of Lysobacter avium harbors:
- a CDS encoding ParA family protein, with translation MKTVLVATSKGGAGKTTIATHLAANAALQGRRTALVDADPQRSSHGWAQRRAALDSAVLPVDGTNRWKWQRGVPSDTERVIIDAPAGAMADELESFLAVADAVVVPIQPSLLDIEASVPFLDSLARHRRVRNGDLKVGLVANRLRPWTSTSRETLAMLDQWPYPVVAQLRDSQAYVVLAGLGKSLFDYHSANVRDHQSDWQPLLKWLAK, from the coding sequence ATGAAGACGGTGCTGGTGGCCACATCCAAGGGTGGTGCAGGCAAGACCACGATCGCCACCCACCTGGCCGCGAATGCCGCGCTGCAGGGTCGCCGGACCGCGCTGGTGGACGCGGACCCGCAGCGCTCGTCCCACGGCTGGGCGCAACGCCGGGCCGCGCTGGACTCCGCGGTGCTGCCGGTGGATGGCACCAATCGCTGGAAGTGGCAGCGCGGCGTGCCTTCCGATACCGAGCGGGTGATCATCGACGCCCCGGCCGGGGCCATGGCCGATGAGTTGGAAAGCTTCCTCGCCGTCGCCGACGCGGTGGTGGTGCCGATCCAGCCATCGCTGCTGGACATCGAGGCCAGTGTGCCCTTCCTGGATTCGCTGGCCCGCCATCGCCGGGTGCGCAACGGCGACCTCAAGGTCGGCCTGGTGGCCAACCGTCTTCGGCCGTGGACCAGCACCTCGCGCGAAACCCTTGCCATGCTCGACCAGTGGCCGTACCCGGTCGTCGCCCAGCTGCGCGACAGCCAGGCCTACGTAGTGCTGGCCGGTCTGGGCAAAAGCCTGTTTGACTATCATTCCGCGAACGTCCGCGATCACCAGTCCGATTGGCAGCCTTTGCTGAAATGGCTGGCCAAATGA
- a CDS encoding SixA phosphatase family protein, with protein MRELILLRHAHAEHATAGQADIDRPLSAEGLAEAEAAGRWLEERNMAPDRVLCSPARRTRETLEAVLGVIGYVEQRIQEEIYEAEPGALIALADNSPGVERLMLVGHNPGLELLAALLYSGRTGDYRGMPPGSVAVLSIPDGARLEPGVARLDAFWWP; from the coding sequence ATGCGTGAACTGATCCTGCTGCGCCATGCCCACGCCGAGCACGCCACCGCCGGCCAGGCGGACATCGATCGGCCGCTGTCCGCCGAGGGACTGGCGGAGGCGGAAGCCGCCGGGCGCTGGCTGGAAGAACGGAACATGGCGCCCGACCGCGTGCTCTGCTCGCCGGCGCGGCGCACGCGGGAGACGCTGGAAGCGGTGCTGGGCGTGATCGGCTACGTCGAGCAACGCATCCAGGAGGAGATCTACGAGGCCGAACCGGGCGCCCTCATCGCCCTGGCCGACAACAGCCCGGGAGTCGAGCGACTGATGCTGGTGGGACACAACCCCGGCCTGGAACTCCTGGCGGCGCTGTTGTACAGCGGCCGCACCGGGGACTACCGCGGCATGCCCCCGGGCAGCGTCGCCGTGCTGTCGATCCCCGATGGCGCCCGCCTTGAGCCGGGTGTGGCCCGGCTCGACGCGTTCTGGTGGCCGTGA
- a CDS encoding YceI family protein, translating to MTTARFRNKWCLLLLLTLPMAAPAQQPAPAAPVAAEQAFRAFAARSAQPGVRTHAFDPAHTRFGFELRTRWGQRVQGRFPVYDGTVLFLPDGRRQVRIRLAAGSIDVAGSERYAAIARSDAFFDAEHHPDIEFVSDPHDDMLTRRGGLLQGVLRMHGVSRPETFMVAPAMCERAGQDCDAFASGSVDRSDYGIAGMRLVLSDRVRFTMQVRLLDPAP from the coding sequence GTGACCACAGCCCGATTCCGCAACAAATGGTGCTTGCTGCTGTTGCTGACGCTGCCCATGGCCGCGCCGGCGCAGCAGCCTGCGCCCGCGGCGCCTGTTGCAGCCGAGCAGGCATTCCGTGCCTTTGCTGCGCGATCCGCGCAGCCGGGCGTGCGCACCCACGCCTTCGACCCCGCCCATACCCGATTCGGCTTCGAGCTGCGCACCCGCTGGGGCCAACGCGTGCAGGGCCGATTTCCGGTGTATGACGGTACCGTGCTGTTCCTGCCGGACGGTCGGCGCCAGGTCCGGATCCGCTTGGCGGCTGGATCCATCGATGTGGCGGGCTCGGAGCGCTATGCGGCAATCGCCCGGTCCGACGCGTTCTTTGACGCCGAGCACCATCCCGATATCGAGTTCGTGTCCGACCCCCACGACGATATGCTGACCCGCCGCGGAGGGCTGCTGCAGGGCGTCCTGCGCATGCACGGAGTGAGTCGCCCGGAAACCTTCATGGTTGCACCGGCGATGTGTGAACGCGCCGGGCAGGACTGCGACGCGTTTGCCAGCGGCAGCGTCGACCGCAGTGACTACGGCATAGCCGGCATGCGGCTGGTCCTGTCGGACCGGGTGCGTTTCACCATGCAGGTGCGGCTGCTGGATCCTGCGCCATGA
- a CDS encoding phospholipase D family protein produces MSSKGAPRELRRGRFSRAALRLSIAAAILLLAACATLSPQQADQAYAIAAAARSDASTCDALDACAQPSPLRQMADKALQESTPQQPRHYTVILDRGTDALLARINLIRSATSSIDLQTYIYQDDDAGRLVLQELLDAARRGVRVRVLMDQLSALQSVESLAALSGMHRNFHLKLYNPVMRRARITYPQYAIAAACCWRQLNQRMHTKLLLIDDAVAITGGRNYQDDYFDWSDTYNFRDRDLLVAGPVAHAMAEDFRLFWDDRRAVPPSRLVDVGRLLLSRGVPALAPAEYRRPERAASMRDDAGDVLLVFERLASEAREVGKVEYVSDGPGKHEAETPSEFAAASQSLGGLIASADREVMLQTPYLVLSRPAQAMFERLHDRPDAPRVVVSTNSLAATDAFIAYALSYKYKRRYLRDFGFNIYEYKPFPEDAPIDLQATGAFLPEFVDAPLPPAPSTRPDRSSVLRSARYRKPLAAEYGATRHLRRQSNEPVPLRRAGVRMGMHAKSLVIDRRIGVVGTHNFDPRGDNYNTESAVIVHDAAFARELAASIRRDISPANSWVIAPRDKPPVLSGLEYSIGKISEWLPVFDLWPMRYATSYEFVPGEDCPRPIPPDDPGFRQCYRPVGDFPEVNLALKGLPTRLFTAFGAGLAPIL; encoded by the coding sequence ATGAGTTCGAAGGGCGCCCCGCGGGAGCTGCGGCGGGGGCGGTTTTCCCGTGCAGCGCTGCGGCTGTCCATCGCCGCCGCGATCCTGCTGCTGGCCGCCTGCGCCACGCTCAGCCCGCAACAGGCCGACCAGGCGTATGCCATTGCAGCGGCGGCGCGATCGGACGCTTCCACCTGCGACGCGCTTGATGCCTGCGCGCAGCCATCGCCGCTGCGCCAGATGGCCGACAAGGCACTGCAGGAGTCGACGCCGCAACAGCCGCGCCATTACACGGTGATCCTCGATCGCGGCACCGATGCGCTGCTGGCGCGCATCAACCTGATCCGCAGCGCTACCAGCAGCATCGACCTGCAGACCTACATCTACCAGGACGATGACGCCGGCCGCCTGGTGCTCCAGGAGCTCCTCGACGCCGCGCGGCGCGGCGTGCGTGTACGCGTGCTGATGGACCAGCTGTCTGCGCTCCAGAGCGTGGAATCACTGGCCGCCCTCAGTGGCATGCATCGCAACTTCCACCTCAAGCTGTACAACCCCGTGATGCGGCGGGCGCGGATCACCTACCCGCAATATGCCATCGCCGCGGCGTGCTGCTGGCGCCAGTTGAACCAGCGCATGCACACCAAGCTGCTGTTGATCGACGATGCCGTGGCGATCACCGGCGGGCGCAACTACCAGGACGATTATTTCGATTGGAGCGACACCTACAATTTCCGCGACCGAGATCTGCTGGTGGCAGGCCCGGTCGCCCACGCCATGGCGGAAGACTTCCGCCTGTTCTGGGACGACCGCCGCGCAGTACCGCCCTCCCGTCTGGTGGACGTCGGGCGCCTGTTGCTGTCACGCGGCGTGCCGGCCCTCGCGCCCGCTGAGTACCGCCGCCCCGAACGTGCTGCATCGATGCGCGATGATGCCGGCGATGTGCTGCTGGTGTTCGAGCGCCTGGCCAGCGAGGCTCGCGAAGTGGGCAAGGTCGAGTACGTGTCCGATGGCCCGGGCAAGCACGAGGCGGAGACGCCGTCGGAATTCGCCGCGGCATCGCAGTCGCTGGGCGGGCTGATCGCCTCGGCCGACCGCGAGGTGATGCTGCAGACACCCTACCTGGTGCTGTCGCGTCCCGCGCAGGCGATGTTCGAGCGGCTGCATGATCGCCCCGATGCGCCCCGCGTGGTGGTGTCGACCAACTCGCTGGCGGCCACCGACGCCTTCATCGCCTACGCCCTCTCCTACAAGTACAAGCGCCGCTACCTGCGCGATTTCGGCTTCAACATCTACGAATACAAGCCGTTTCCCGAGGACGCACCGATCGACCTTCAGGCCACCGGCGCATTCCTGCCCGAGTTCGTCGATGCGCCGCTGCCGCCGGCCCCGAGCACCCGCCCGGACCGCAGCAGCGTGTTGCGCTCCGCTCGCTACCGCAAACCGCTGGCGGCCGAGTACGGCGCCACCCGCCACCTGCGTCGCCAGTCCAACGAGCCGGTACCGCTGCGACGGGCCGGGGTGCGGATGGGCATGCACGCCAAGTCGCTGGTCATCGACCGCCGGATCGGGGTGGTGGGCACCCACAACTTCGATCCGCGCGGGGACAACTACAACACCGAGAGCGCGGTGATCGTCCACGATGCCGCGTTTGCGCGCGAGCTGGCGGCGAGCATCCGCCGTGACATCAGTCCGGCCAATTCCTGGGTCATCGCACCGCGCGACAAGCCACCAGTGCTGTCGGGGCTGGAGTACTCGATCGGCAAGATCTCCGAATGGCTGCCGGTGTTCGACCTTTGGCCGATGCGGTACGCGACCAGCTACGAGTTCGTGCCCGGCGAGGACTGCCCGCGGCCCATACCCCCTGACGACCCCGGCTTCCGCCAGTGCTATCGCCCGGTAGGGGATTTCCCGGAGGTGAATCTCGCGCTGAAGGGATTGCCGACGCGCTTGTTCACCGCCTTCGGAGCGGGGCTGGCGCCGATTCTCTGA
- a CDS encoding hotdog fold thioesterase, whose amino-acid sequence MNTPPVFQAFSPADPPAEAATPRRRLFRRSATLDDLNSLSRDTAIEALGIVFTEIGESHLKATMPVDGRTVQPYGLLHGGSSVLLAETLGSSAGNLCVEQDSMCVGLEINANHLRAVRDGKVTGIATALHVGGRTQVWEIRIEDGRGRLACISRLTLAVVPRPPV is encoded by the coding sequence ATGAACACGCCCCCCGTTTTCCAAGCATTTTCCCCGGCCGACCCTCCGGCTGAAGCAGCGACTCCGCGGCGTCGGCTCTTCCGCCGCAGCGCCACCCTGGACGACCTCAACTCGCTCTCGCGCGATACGGCGATCGAAGCGTTGGGGATCGTGTTTACTGAAATCGGCGAGAGCCACCTCAAGGCGACGATGCCGGTCGATGGGCGCACCGTGCAGCCCTATGGGCTCCTTCACGGAGGTTCTTCCGTGCTGCTGGCAGAAACGCTGGGCAGCAGTGCCGGCAATCTGTGCGTCGAGCAGGACAGCATGTGCGTCGGTCTGGAGATCAACGCCAACCACCTGCGTGCCGTGCGCGACGGCAAGGTCACCGGTATTGCCACCGCGCTGCACGTGGGTGGTCGCACCCAGGTCTGGGAAATCCGTATCGAAGACGGCCGCGGCCGGCTGGCCTGCATCTCGCGCCTCACGCTCGCGGTGGTGCCGCGGCCCCCGGTCTAG
- a CDS encoding lysophospholipid acyltransferase family protein, translated as MNAPQTPFATPARTSPVARTLRYFYRVPMLLWHLLVNLPVVLVLISPLLGRLQIGNERMDHRMIRLWSAGLMRVFGFRLHRIGSPLPGGTMFVANHVSWIDIAALHSQQMMGMVAKREIRSWPVVGWLASRAQTIFHSRGSTESMGGVLQEMLSRLRDGRSVGVFPEGGTRGGGEVGPFHARIFLAAVEAGAQIQPVALRYGEKGSAQRIVAFAPRERFVGNFLRLLGEPPRVAEIHFLEPILPAQMEGRRRIADTARARILEAMNN; from the coding sequence ATGAATGCGCCGCAAACTCCTTTCGCCACCCCGGCGCGAACCTCGCCAGTGGCGCGCACCCTGCGCTACTTCTACCGGGTGCCGATGCTGCTTTGGCACCTGCTGGTCAACCTCCCGGTGGTGCTGGTGCTGATCAGCCCGCTGCTGGGCCGACTCCAGATCGGAAACGAGCGCATGGACCACCGCATGATCCGCCTGTGGTCGGCCGGGCTGATGCGGGTGTTCGGCTTCCGCCTCCACCGCATCGGCAGTCCCCTGCCTGGCGGCACGATGTTCGTCGCCAACCACGTTAGCTGGATCGACATCGCCGCGCTGCACAGCCAGCAGATGATGGGCATGGTGGCCAAGCGCGAGATCCGCAGCTGGCCGGTGGTGGGCTGGCTCGCCAGCCGCGCGCAGACAATCTTCCACTCCCGCGGCAGCACTGAATCGATGGGCGGCGTGCTGCAGGAGATGCTGTCACGCCTGCGCGATGGCCGCTCCGTGGGCGTGTTTCCCGAGGGCGGCACGCGCGGCGGTGGTGAAGTCGGCCCGTTCCATGCGCGCATCTTCCTGGCCGCGGTGGAGGCCGGCGCGCAGATCCAGCCGGTGGCGCTGCGTTACGGCGAGAAGGGCAGCGCGCAGCGGATCGTCGCATTCGCCCCTCGCGAACGCTTCGTCGGCAACTTCCTGCGCCTGCTCGGCGAGCCACCGCGGGTCGCGGAAATCCATTTCCTCGAGCCGATCCTGCCTGCGCAGATGGAGGGACGCCGTCGCATCGCCGACACCGCGCGCGCCCGTATCCTCGAGGCGATGAACAACTGA
- a CDS encoding YheT family hydrolase, which translates to MTAADFRPPRWLRNAHLQTVLGSSGMRQWMGEHQLAATGAITTAHLLDGGNGVRLRGLHSAMPGVEGQGMAILLHGWEGSADSGYMRLTAASLLEKGFEVFRLNFRDHGGTHHLNSGLFHSNRIDEVVQATADIARRFPLRPLTVGGYSLGGNFALRLALRAPTAGLAITQVAVICPLLDPARTMDAMETGMPAYMRHFEGKWRRSLQRKRELFPQQYDFDDRVLGLRMRPLTRWMVERSTDYDSLESYFDGYSLAGDRLARLEVPASILMAADDPVIPVEDFASASLSPCVDLQISPWGGHCGFLENGRLQGFGEQWLAQRLAACADTMAD; encoded by the coding sequence CTGACCGCTGCCGATTTCCGACCGCCGCGCTGGCTCCGCAACGCGCATCTGCAGACCGTGCTGGGCTCCAGCGGCATGCGCCAGTGGATGGGCGAGCACCAGCTGGCCGCCACCGGCGCAATCACGACCGCCCATCTGCTTGACGGCGGCAACGGCGTGCGCCTGCGGGGGCTGCACAGCGCGATGCCCGGCGTGGAGGGACAGGGGATGGCGATCCTGCTGCACGGCTGGGAAGGCAGCGCCGATTCGGGCTATATGCGCCTGACCGCCGCATCGCTGCTGGAAAAAGGCTTCGAGGTGTTCAGGCTCAATTTCCGCGACCACGGCGGCACCCACCACCTCAACTCCGGGCTGTTCCACTCCAACCGCATCGACGAGGTGGTCCAAGCCACCGCCGACATCGCGCGCCGGTTCCCGCTGCGACCGCTGACCGTGGGCGGCTACTCGCTGGGCGGCAACTTCGCCCTCCGGCTGGCGCTGCGCGCACCCACCGCCGGGCTGGCGATCACCCAGGTGGCAGTGATCTGCCCGTTGCTGGACCCGGCGCGCACGATGGACGCAATGGAGACGGGGATGCCGGCCTATATGCGTCATTTCGAGGGCAAGTGGCGCCGCTCACTGCAGCGCAAACGCGAACTCTTCCCGCAGCAGTACGACTTCGATGATCGCGTGCTCGGACTGCGCATGCGCCCGCTGACGCGGTGGATGGTTGAGCGCAGCACCGATTACGACTCCCTGGAAAGCTATTTCGATGGCTACTCGCTGGCCGGCGACCGCCTGGCCAGACTCGAAGTGCCCGCCAGCATCCTGATGGCCGCCGACGACCCGGTGATCCCGGTCGAGGACTTCGCCAGCGCCTCGCTTTCGCCGTGCGTGGACCTGCAGATATCGCCCTGGGGCGGCCATTGTGGTTTCCTGGAAAACGGCCGACTGCAGGGCTTTGGCGAGCAGTGGCTCGCCCAGCGGCTCGCCGCGTGCGCCGATACAATGGCCGATTGA
- a CDS encoding tetratricopeptide repeat protein, translating to MYEPIIDALRRGAADEALTAARGAVAERGDDPAAHRWLAYALRLDGDREAALEAIDAAIRLAPENADLHLDRAGLLLQERKLDEAQAALAHSTGLDPNQFPAYIIQAQLALGRGDLEEAQRLTRTAARIADQHPQIAALEGNLALRRGDADQALAGLSAAAKLWPEEPTLRHALGFAYLAKGHLAFAEQAFRGLLEASPDSLPLRALVADLLRRQGRPGDAADEIAPLLTGDEAAPALRRMVAELELEAGRDESARDRLLELVKENPDDRRSIVALAEAWRRLGAADEARATLDALLETAPGNIDLWRARLLFEEFASPEALAVVERWQQLDPDSVPALEARITLHDVAGETGQGDALAARIIELQPGHAKAETRIFDRLLQNDPDAAITHVEGLLARAPDEAVRSNLRQLLGRCFDAAGQPAAAVATWVELHSEVAPQRLPLLEPSIARDWPADDSEDVSRHSGLLLWGAPGSLIERVAGTLHAAGAPLFADRFGPTPPNDLFQRFATVNALASGAADPAALIAEWRAAFPSRGIKPDQICDWLLWWDNTLVTALREHAPEAMLLVALRDPRDMLLDWIAHGAPAPFALASPEAGARWLAKVLDQVAELHEHNLIAHRLLRMDGVENDMAALAQMLANALDVSLPAVAPGRFGPDRMAAGRWRDFVEPLGDAFGLLTPVAVRLGYPQD from the coding sequence ATGTACGAACCGATCATCGACGCCCTGCGTCGCGGCGCCGCCGACGAAGCCCTCACCGCCGCGCGTGGCGCCGTTGCGGAACGCGGTGACGATCCGGCCGCACACCGCTGGCTCGCCTACGCGCTGCGCCTGGACGGTGATCGCGAGGCGGCCCTGGAGGCCATCGACGCAGCCATCCGCCTGGCCCCGGAAAACGCCGACCTGCATCTGGACCGCGCCGGCCTGCTGTTGCAGGAGCGCAAGCTCGACGAGGCCCAGGCGGCGCTGGCGCACAGCACCGGCCTGGATCCCAACCAGTTCCCCGCATACATAATCCAGGCGCAACTCGCGCTGGGCCGCGGCGATCTGGAGGAGGCCCAGCGGCTGACCCGGACCGCCGCGCGCATCGCCGACCAGCACCCGCAGATCGCGGCGCTGGAAGGCAACCTGGCGCTGCGCCGGGGCGACGCCGACCAGGCACTCGCCGGGCTTTCGGCCGCCGCCAAGCTCTGGCCCGAGGAGCCGACGCTGCGCCACGCGCTGGGCTTTGCGTATCTGGCCAAGGGTCATCTGGCGTTCGCCGAGCAGGCCTTCCGCGGCTTGCTGGAAGCCAGTCCGGATTCGCTGCCGCTGCGCGCGCTGGTCGCCGACCTGCTGCGCCGTCAGGGACGCCCCGGCGATGCCGCTGATGAAATCGCACCCCTGCTGACCGGCGATGAGGCCGCTCCGGCGCTGCGCCGCATGGTCGCCGAACTGGAGCTGGAAGCCGGTCGTGACGAGTCCGCCCGCGATCGCCTGCTCGAACTGGTCAAGGAAAATCCCGACGACCGCCGCAGCATCGTTGCGCTGGCGGAGGCCTGGCGTCGGCTGGGCGCGGCTGACGAAGCGCGCGCGACCCTGGATGCGTTGCTGGAAACTGCGCCGGGCAACATTGACCTGTGGCGCGCGCGCCTGCTGTTCGAGGAGTTCGCGTCCCCTGAAGCGCTGGCGGTCGTCGAACGCTGGCAGCAGCTTGACCCCGACAGCGTGCCGGCGCTGGAAGCGCGCATCACCCTGCATGACGTGGCCGGCGAGACCGGGCAGGGCGACGCCCTGGCCGCGCGCATCATCGAGCTGCAGCCCGGCCACGCCAAGGCCGAGACCCGGATCTTCGACCGGCTGCTGCAGAACGATCCGGACGCGGCCATCACCCACGTCGAAGGTCTGCTCGCGCGCGCACCCGACGAGGCGGTGCGCAGCAACCTGCGCCAGCTGCTGGGCCGCTGTTTCGATGCGGCCGGCCAACCTGCCGCCGCGGTGGCCACCTGGGTGGAGCTGCACAGCGAAGTCGCACCCCAGCGCCTGCCGCTGCTCGAGCCCAGCATCGCCCGCGATTGGCCGGCCGACGACAGCGAGGATGTCAGCCGCCACAGCGGACTGCTGCTGTGGGGCGCGCCGGGTTCGTTGATCGAGCGCGTCGCCGGTACCCTGCACGCCGCCGGCGCACCGCTGTTCGCCGACCGCTTCGGGCCGACGCCGCCCAACGACCTGTTCCAGCGCTTTGCCACGGTCAACGCCTTGGCCAGCGGCGCCGCCGACCCCGCCGCACTGATCGCCGAATGGCGGGCCGCGTTCCCCTCGCGCGGAATCAAGCCCGACCAGATCTGCGACTGGCTGCTGTGGTGGGACAACACCCTGGTGACCGCGCTGCGCGAGCACGCGCCCGAGGCCATGCTGCTAGTGGCGCTGCGCGATCCACGCGACATGCTGCTGGACTGGATCGCCCACGGCGCGCCGGCGCCGTTCGCGCTGGCCTCGCCGGAGGCCGGGGCGCGCTGGCTGGCGAAGGTGCTGGACCAGGTCGCCGAGCTGCACGAGCACAACCTCATTGCCCATCGCCTGCTGCGCATGGACGGGGTGGAGAACGACATGGCCGCCCTTGCCCAGATGCTGGCCAACGCGCTGGATGTCAGCCTGCCGGCGGTGGCGCCGGGCCGCTTCGGTCCCGACCGGATGGCGGCCGGCCGCTGGCGCGATTTCGTCGAGCCGCTGGGTGATGCGTTCGGCCTGCTGACGCCGGTGGCGGTGCGTCTGGGTTACCCGCAGGACTGA
- a CDS encoding YbhB/YbcL family Raf kinase inhibitor-like protein produces MRIHSDSFQRHQSLPAEFAAGQPTADGFGFAPNRNPHLAWDEVPDGARSFVLICVDPDVPTVAEMVGKEGVSIPVDQPRTDFIHWVMADIPATVTEIAAGACSDGVVPHGKQNPGGPEGSRQGLNDYTGWFADDPAMAGDWHGYDGPFPPPNDLRMHRYFFRVFALDVERLPLPDRFTAADALTAMQGHVLAEADTYATYSLHPDL; encoded by the coding sequence ATGCGCATCCACAGCGACAGTTTCCAGCGTCACCAGTCCCTGCCGGCGGAGTTCGCCGCCGGCCAGCCCACCGCCGACGGCTTCGGGTTTGCGCCAAACCGCAACCCGCACCTGGCCTGGGACGAGGTCCCGGACGGCGCGCGCTCGTTCGTCCTGATCTGCGTCGACCCCGACGTGCCGACGGTGGCCGAGATGGTCGGCAAGGAAGGCGTATCGATCCCGGTCGACCAGCCGCGCACCGATTTCATCCACTGGGTGATGGCCGACATTCCGGCCACGGTGACCGAAATCGCCGCCGGTGCCTGCAGCGATGGTGTGGTGCCGCACGGCAAGCAGAACCCCGGCGGGCCGGAAGGATCACGCCAGGGCTTGAACGACTACACCGGCTGGTTTGCCGACGACCCGGCCATGGCCGGCGACTGGCACGGCTACGACGGTCCGTTCCCGCCGCCCAATGACCTGCGCATGCACCGCTACTTCTTCCGCGTGTTCGCGCTGGATGTCGAGCGCCTGCCGCTGCCCGACCGCTTCACCGCTGCCGATGCACTGACCGCGATGCAAGGCCATGTGCTGGCCGAGGCGGACACCTACGCGACCTACAGCCTGCACCCGGATCTGTAA
- a CDS encoding undecaprenyl-diphosphate phosphatase — MSDTLAALLLGILEGLTEFLPVSSTGHLLIAQHWLGARSDLFNIVIQAGAILAITLVFRERLWSLATGLRERENRLYLAKIGAAFLVTALVGLPVRLLGWELPETVSPVAIALILGGIWILFAERIAAGRPPSTRVTWTVAILVGLAQVLAGIFPGTSRSGAAIFMAMLAGTGQRSAATEFVFLVGIPTMFAASGYAVLEYFIKGSGGAAGGEAWGELGLAFVAASATGFIAVRWLMGYIKQHSYAPFAFYRIALGAALLLWLPAGG; from the coding sequence ATGTCCGATACCCTCGCCGCGCTGCTGCTCGGCATCCTCGAAGGCCTGACCGAATTCCTGCCGGTGTCCAGCACCGGTCACCTGCTGATCGCCCAGCACTGGCTGGGTGCGCGCTCGGACCTGTTCAACATCGTCATCCAGGCCGGCGCGATCCTGGCGATCACGCTGGTCTTCCGCGAGCGGCTGTGGTCGCTGGCGACCGGCCTGCGCGAGCGTGAGAACCGGCTGTACCTGGCCAAGATCGGCGCCGCCTTCCTGGTCACCGCACTGGTCGGCCTGCCGGTGCGGCTGCTGGGCTGGGAGTTGCCGGAAACCGTCTCGCCGGTGGCCATCGCCCTGATCCTGGGTGGTATCTGGATCCTCTTCGCCGAGCGCATCGCCGCCGGTCGTCCGCCGTCCACGCGCGTCACCTGGACGGTGGCGATCCTGGTCGGCCTCGCGCAGGTGCTGGCCGGGATCTTCCCGGGTACCTCGCGCTCGGGCGCGGCGATCTTCATGGCCATGCTGGCCGGCACCGGGCAGCGCTCGGCGGCGACCGAATTCGTGTTCCTGGTCGGCATCCCGACCATGTTCGCCGCCAGCGGCTACGCGGTGCTGGAGTACTTCATCAAGGGCAGCGGCGGTGCGGCCGGCGGCGAGGCCTGGGGCGAGCTGGGGCTGGCATTCGTCGCCGCCAGCGCGACCGGATTCATCGCGGTGCGCTGGCTGATGGGCTACATCAAGCAACACAGCTACGCCCCGTTCGCGTTCTACCGCATCGCGCTGGGCGCCGCCCTGCTGCTGTGGCTGCCGGCCGGCGGCTGA